In one window of Mercurialis annua linkage group LG4, ddMerAnnu1.2, whole genome shotgun sequence DNA:
- the LOC126676315 gene encoding aldehyde oxidase GLOX1-like produces MYSHTKVAMKTELQSLLLLAVISLLFSSLDAQTYPGRWKLLKKSIGISAMHMQLLPNDKIITFDRTNFGPSNLSLPQAKCTAEFQNTDCFVHSVEFDPFNRNIRPLTVLTDTWCSSGGLSEDGVLVQSGGYRLGERVVRTLEPCDNCDWKEDPKGLLSPRWYASNQILPDGKFIVVGGRYQFNYEFIPKMSSSDQELYKLPFLKETRYSPLIPNNLYPFLHLSPDGNLFIFANDRAILLDYVHNKVVRDYPVMPGNISRNYPSTGSSVLLPVILDRNYSIIPDAEVLICGGTLPDSNQKADSGIYVEATKTCGRLVITSENPSWEMEEMPLSRIMGDMIMLPTGEVLIINGAAKGSAGWNSAREPVLNPVLYRPKNSNTSSRFEIMSASPIPRLYHSAAHLLSDGRVLVGGSNPNRNYNFTAIYPTELSLEAFYPPYISSDIPRPNITAIKPAVDLVYKQKFTMEFQLKNQENPANIFVAMVSPSFTTHSFAMNQRLLVLALEGDGAQNGGGDNYVVTVNAPATAAIAPPGYYQFFVVHEGVPSRGTWAHIK; encoded by the coding sequence ATGTACTCTCATACCAAAGTAGCCATGAAAACAGAACTACAGTCATTGCTACTGTTGGCAGTCATTTCACTCTTGTTTTCATCACTTGATGCCCAAACATACCCAGGAAGATGGAAACTTTTGAAGAAAAGCATTGGGATTTCAGCAATGCACATGCAGTTGCTGCCTAATGACAAGATCATCACCTTTGACAGAACTAATTTTGGCCCCTCCAATCTTTCTCTGCCTCAAGCAAAATGCACTGCTGAATTTCAAAACACTGATTGCTTTGTTCATTCTGTGGAGTTTGATCCTTTCAACCGAAATATTCGGCCGCTTACTGTACTTACTGATACATGGTGCTCTTCCGGCGGATTGTCAGAAGACGGCGTGCTTGTCCAGAGCGGTGGCTATAGGCTTGGAGAACGAGTTGTCAGGACGCTTGAGCCGTGTGACAATTGTGATTGGAAAGAGGATCCGAAAGGACTTCTTTCACCAAGATGGTACGCTTCCAATCAAATTTTACCGGACGGGAAGTTCATTGTCGTCGGGGGTCGATATCAGTTTAATTACGAATTCATCCCGAAAATGTCGAGTTCTGATCAAGAGTTATACAAACTTCCATTTCTGAAAGAAACTAGATATTCTCCGCTTATTCCAAACAATCTATACCCTTTCTTGCACCTCTCTCCTGACGGAAATCTCTTCATTTTCGCTAATGATAGAGCAATTCTGCTAGACTATGTGCACAACAAGGTGGTCAGAGACTATCCTGTCATGCCTGGAAACATTTCGCGCAACTACCCAAGCACTGGGTCCTCGGTTCTGCTTCCGGTGATACTAGATAGGAATTACAGCATCATTCCAGATGCAGAAGTTTTAATTTGTGGTGGAACATTGCCAGATTCAAATCAAAAAGCGGATTCAGGAATTTACGTGGAAGCAACAAAAACCTGCGGCAGGTTAGTAATAACCAGTGAAAATCCTAGCTGGGAAATGGAGGAAATGCCGCTCAGTAGAATAATGGGTGACATGATAATGTTGCCGACAGGTGAAGTGCTGATTATAAATGGTGCAGCTAAAGGAAGTGCTGGCTGGAATTCAGCGAGAGAGCCAGTTTTAAATCCAGTTCTGTACAGACCCAAAAATAGCAACACAAGCAGCAGATTTGAGATAATGAGTGCTTCTCCGATCCCTCGTTTATACCATTCAGCTGCACATTTGCTATCAGATGGGCGTGTCTTGGTCGGCGGAAGCAATCCAAATAGAAACTACAACTTCACTGCAATCTATCCGACTGAGCTGAGTCTTGAAGCATTTTATCCTCCATACATAAGCTCAGATATTCCGAGGCCAAACATCACTGCCATAAAGCCAGCCGTCGATCTTGTTTACAAGCAGAAATTTACAATGGAGTTTCAGTTAAAGAATCAAGAAAATCCTGCAAACATATTTGTGGCAATGGTTTCACCATCTTTCACTACACATTCTTTTGCGATGAATCAAAGGTTGTTGGTTTTGGCTTTGGAAGGTGATGGTGCACAAAATGGGGGCGGCGATAACTATGTGGTTACTGTTAATGCACCGGCAACCGCCGCAATAGCACCTCCGGGATATTATCAGTTTTTTGTGGTCCATGAAGGTGTTCCTAGTAGAGGAACGTGGGCCCATATCAAGTAG